The following are encoded together in the Pungitius pungitius chromosome 7, fPunPun2.1, whole genome shotgun sequence genome:
- the LOC119216838 gene encoding ceramide synthase 2-like, with amino-acid sequence MEALLNEWLWQEESWLPPGISWQDIRMEENEGRFPLPRDLVYTVPLAFTFIALRYIFERLVALPLSKHLGVKDRIRIQANSVPKLETFYKQTSRQPLQKEAVSLGRQCGISQRNIQTWFRQRRNQDRPSSTKKFCEASWRFVFYLIAFTAGLGSLINTPWFWDHRECWRGYPKQPVAEAHYWYYILELGFYLSLLLCVSVDVKRKDFKEQVIHHIATLFLIGFSYCANYVRVGTLVMLVHDSSDFLLESAKMFHYAGWTRTCDSLFVIFALVFLVTRLVVFPGRVVHTTLVLSLEFFQPFFGYYFFNTLLLVLQALHIFWAYLILRMIYKFVFLGKVERDERSDEESEVDDEEEEAPEEGDEGSEKQRKRTINCKLASLANNCVLNNLTNQRKMNCRRRKAR; translated from the exons ATGGAGGCCCTGTTGAATGAGTGGCTGTGGCAGGAGGAGTCCTGGCTTCCCCCTGGCATCAGCTGGCAGGACATTCGGATGGAGGAGAACGAAGGCCGCTTCCCTCTACCCAGAGATCTGGTCTACACCGTACCACTGGCCTTCACCTTCATAGCCCTCAGATACATCTTCGAGAG GCTCGTTGCTCTCCCGTTAAGCAAACATTTAGGTGTGAAGGACCGGATTCGGATTCAAGCCAATTCTGTCCCAAAGCTGGAGACCTTCTACAAACAGACAAGTCGTCAACCTTTGCAA aAGGAGGCGGTGAGCCTGGGGAGGCAGTGTGGAATCTCTCAGAGAAATATCCAGACCTGGTTCAGACAAAGAAGGAACCAGGACCGACCGAGCAGCACCAAAAAGTTCTGCGAGGCCTC CTGGCGTTTTGTCTTCTACCTCATAGCCTTCACTGCGGGACTCGGCTCTTTAATTAAT ACGCCGTGGTTCTGGGATCATAGAGAGTGTTGGAGGGGTTATCCCAAACAG CCCGTGGCTGAGGCCCATTACTGGTACTACATCTTGGAACTGGGCTTCTATCTGTCGCTACttctgtgcgtgtctgtggaCGTCAAGCGAAAA GACTTCAAGGAGCAGGTAATTCATCACATCGCCACCTTGTTCCTCATCGGTTTCTCCTACTGTGCCAACTATGTGAGGGTTGGCACTCTGGTGATGCTGGTGCACGACTCCTCCGACTTCCTTCTCGAG TCTGCCAAGATGTTCCACTACGCTGGCTGGACGAGGACGTGTGACTCGCTCTTTGTCATCTTCGCTCTGGTGTTCCTGGTGACGAGGCTGGTGGTGTTTCCTGGCAG AGTGGTCCACACAACGTTGGTGCTGTCTCTAGAATTCTTCCAGCCCTTCTTTGGTTATTATTTCTTCAACACCCTTCTGTTAGTGCTGCAAGCACTGCACATCTTCTGGGCTTACCTCATCCTGCGTATGATCTACAAGTTTGTGTTCCTGGGCAAG GTGGAGCGCGATGAACGTAGCGACGAGGAAAGTGAGGtcgacgatgaggaggaggaagcgccAGAGGAAGGAGACGAGGGGAGCGAGAAGCAAAGGAAGCGCACAATCAACTGCAAACTGGCATCGCTGGCTAACAACTGTGTCCTGAACAATCTGACTAACCAGAGGAAGATGAACTGCAGACGACGCAAAGCCAGATAG
- the LOC119216837 gene encoding kelch-like protein 23 yields the protein MACFADTELKPQSFKYTVLSEKVNKREQERPFLHMADSNPAPVVIPDGILQVEGESFYVNRQQLALQSPYFRALFFGGGLESSKRKVEIKGVSLQHFKVLMEHSKKSNLALERENVLGILEAADFLQLEHARLLCCKFLERELHLSNCLGMMALAWQRGCTQLYTAARQVVLTHFSAIVAQEDFLSLSKETVADLLASDDLAIHKDDLAVDATLRWVSFDSKREEHFLELIQLVRPESLSLPFITGLLTKMNSSDPRGKLIRTLNEHFPAAWSMGRSMTRTRARETLFVLGGPHDQEKQSLYQFHPPSGRWQSCPPLQRKNLTQYSVASLGDNVVVTGGFFRDVLWFSVDWVRIYQCGNQRWVDGPALQRCRHSHCSIGLDSSLYVLGGSMDEGLMADVERLVLGSEESWEEVSPMVRPVERAATAALGSCVYVACGLDENGEVYGGVQRYMVKNDQWDVVSYSPFPRYDLVATELNGALYLFGGQAMRLDVETDEWTVLEEERLDRKFFCGCTTISGQMYLVSERKSNKAFPNMVLVDPYVDTCIEVDDAIACPVPLRGCVTVRMTT from the exons ATGGCGTGCTTTGCCGACACTGAGCTGAAACCTCAGAGCTTTAAATACACAGTTCTCTCTGAAAAGGTGAACAAACGTGAGCAGGAAAGACCCTTCTTGCATATGGCAGACTCTAACCCTGCGCCTGTTGTTATCCCCGATGGCATTCTACAAGTAGAAGGAGAGAGTTTTTATGTCAACCGTCAACAGCTGGCTCTCCAGAGTCCCTACTTCAGGGCTCTGTTTTTTGGCGGCGGCCTAGAGAGCAGCAAAAGGAAAGTTGAGATCAAAGGTGTGAGTCTGCAGCATTTCAAGGTTTTGATGGAACACAGCAAGAAATCCAACCTGGCTCTGGAGAGGGAAAACGTTCTTGGGATTCTTGAGGCCGCAGACTTTTTACAACTGGAGCACGCCAGGCTTTTGTGCTGTAAGTTCCTGGAGCGCGAGCTGCACCTCAGCAACTGTCTGGGAATGATGGCCTTGGCCTGGCAGCGGGGCTGCACTCAGCTGTACACCGCGGCGCGACAGGTCGTGCTCACGCATTTCTCTGCTATCGTCGCCCAGGAGGACTTCCTGTCCCTGTCTAAGGAGACTGTCGCAGACCTTCTCGCCAGTGATGACCTTGCCATCCACAAAGACGATCTGGCCGTGGATGCCACCCTGCGCTGGGTGTCATTTGATTCGAAACGAGAGGAACATTTTCTGGAGCTCATTCAGCTGGTGAGGCCAGAGTCGCTCTCTTTGCCATTTATCACGGGACTTTTGACCAAAATGAACAGCTCCGACCCCAGAGGCAAGCTCATCCGCACGCTGAATGAACACTTCCCGGCAGCTTGGTCGATGGGCAGATCGATGACGAGGACCAGGGCCAGAGAGACCCTCTTTGTCCTGGGTGGACCTCACGACCAGGAAAAGCAGTCACTGTACCAATTTCACCCACCCAGTGGTAGATGGCAGAGTTGTCCCCCTCTGCAGAGGAAGAACCTAACCCAGTACTCGGTAGCTTCATTGG GGGACAATGTGGTTGTGACAGGTGGCTTCTTCCGGGACGTGCTGTGGTTCAGTGTGGACTGGGTCAGGATATACCAATGTGGGAACCAGCGCTGGGTGGACGGGCCGGCCCTGCAGAGGTGCCGGCACAGCCACTGCTCCATAGGGCTAGACTCCTCACTGTATGTCCTGGGGGGCAGCATGGATGAAGGGCTTATGGCCGACGTAGAAAGGCTAGTGCTGGGGTcagaggagagctgggaggaggtcAGCCCCATGGTCAGGCCTGTGGAGAGGGCAGCCACTGCTGCTCTGGGCTCGTGTGTCTATGTGGCGTGTGGCCTGGATGAAAACGGGGAGGTGTATGGTGGAGTCCAGAGGTACATGGTGAAGAACGATCAGTGGGATGTGGTTTCCTATTCTCCATTTCCAAG ATACGACCTGGTTGCCACTGAGCTCAACGGTGCCCTTTACCTGTTTGGAGGCCAAGCCATGCGTTTGGACGTGGAGACAGACGAGTGGACCGTGCTGGAGGAGGAACGTCTGGACAGGAAGTTCTTCTGCGGCTGCACAACAATCAGCGGCCAGATGTACCTGGTCAGCGAGAGGAAGAGTAACAAAGCGTTCCCAAACATGGTGCTCGTGGACCCTTACGTAGATACTTGCATTGAGGTGGATGATGCCATAGCCTGCCCCGTGCCACTTAGAGGGTGTGTCACCGTGAGAATGACCACGTGA
- the lsm7 gene encoding U6 snRNA-associated Sm-like protein LSm7, with the protein MADKEKKKKESIFDLSKYIDKPIRVKFQGGREASGVLKGFDPLLNLVLDGTIEYMRDPDDQLKLTEDTRQLGLVVCRGTSVVLICPQDGMEAIPNPFVQQQDG; encoded by the exons ATGGCG gataaagaaaagaagaaaaaggagagcaTCTTCGACTTGTCAAAATACATCGACAAGCCAATTCGTGTGAAGTTTCAAGGAGGACGAGAGG CCAGCGGTGTCCTGAAGGGTTTCGATCCTCTGTTGAACCTGGTGTTGGATGGTACTATCGAGTACATGCGTG ACCCAGATGACCAGCTGAAGCTGACAGAAGACACCAGGCAGCTGGGTCTGGTGGTCTGCAGAGGAACCTCCGTTGTGCTAATCTGTCCACAGGACGGCATGGAGGCTATACCAAACCCTTTCGTACAGCAACAGGATGGCTAA